Proteins from one Bradyrhizobium amphicarpaeae genomic window:
- a CDS encoding ABC transporter substrate-binding protein — MRIRLSTCLAVLALALSAISARAETVVRYGISMADIPLTTGQPDRGAGAYQFTAYTIYDPLVAWEMDVADRPGKLVPGLATEWKVDDKDKTKWRFTLRKGVKFHDGSEFNADAVIWNLDKVLNDKAPQFDKRQSAQVKTRLPSVASYAKIDDSTVEITTKTVDSFFPYQMLWFLVSSPAQYEKLGKDWDKFASQPSGTGPFKLTKLVPRELAELTKNPDYWNKKRIPKVDKLVLVPMPEALTRTNALLAGQVDLIETPAPDAVPQLKAAGMKLVDNVTPHVWNYHLSVLPGSPWTDIRLRKALNLAIDRDAVVGLMNGLAKPAKGQVDPSSPWFGKPTFDIKYDLAAAKKLVEEAGYSKAKPLKTTFIIAQGGTGQMLSLPMNEFLQQSFKEIGIDIDFKVVELETLYTHWRKGAADEINAGITANNIAYVTSDPLYAIVRFFHSGQIAPVGVNWGGYKNPKVDALIDEAKQTFDSAKQDELLAQAHALIVDDAALVWVVHDTNPHALSPKIKQFVQAQHWFQDLTTIGVE; from the coding sequence ATGCGTATTCGCCTATCGACTTGTCTCGCCGTGCTTGCACTGGCGTTGTCCGCAATCTCGGCGCGCGCCGAAACGGTGGTGCGCTACGGCATCTCGATGGCGGACATTCCGCTGACCACCGGCCAGCCTGATCGCGGCGCCGGCGCCTATCAGTTCACGGCCTACACGATTTACGATCCGCTGGTGGCGTGGGAGATGGACGTCGCCGACCGCCCGGGCAAGCTGGTGCCAGGGCTCGCAACCGAGTGGAAGGTGGACGACAAGGACAAGACCAAATGGCGCTTCACGTTGCGCAAGGGCGTGAAGTTTCACGATGGCAGCGAGTTCAACGCCGACGCGGTGATCTGGAATCTGGACAAGGTGCTGAACGACAAGGCGCCGCAATTCGACAAGCGGCAAAGCGCACAGGTGAAGACGCGGCTTCCTTCGGTCGCGAGCTACGCCAAGATCGACGATTCCACGGTGGAGATCACCACCAAGACGGTCGACTCCTTCTTTCCCTATCAGATGCTGTGGTTCCTGGTGTCCAGCCCGGCGCAATACGAGAAGCTCGGCAAGGACTGGGACAAGTTCGCCAGTCAGCCCTCCGGCACCGGCCCGTTCAAGCTGACCAAGCTGGTGCCGCGCGAGCTCGCGGAGCTGACGAAGAATCCGGACTACTGGAACAAGAAGCGGATTCCCAAGGTCGACAAGCTCGTGCTGGTGCCGATGCCGGAAGCGCTGACGCGCACCAATGCGCTGCTGGCGGGGCAAGTCGATCTGATCGAAACGCCGGCGCCGGACGCCGTGCCGCAGCTGAAAGCCGCCGGCATGAAGCTGGTCGACAACGTCACGCCGCATGTCTGGAATTATCACCTCAGCGTGCTGCCGGGCTCGCCCTGGACCGACATCCGCCTGCGCAAGGCGCTGAACCTCGCGATCGACCGCGACGCCGTCGTCGGCCTGATGAACGGCCTCGCAAAACCCGCCAAGGGCCAGGTCGATCCCTCGAGCCCGTGGTTCGGCAAGCCGACCTTCGACATCAAGTATGATCTGGCCGCCGCCAAGAAGCTGGTCGAAGAGGCTGGCTACTCCAAGGCCAAGCCGCTGAAGACCACCTTCATCATCGCACAGGGCGGCACCGGCCAGATGCTGTCGCTGCCGATGAACGAATTCCTGCAGCAGAGCTTCAAGGAGATCGGCATCGACATCGACTTCAAGGTCGTCGAGCTCGAGACGCTCTATACGCATTGGCGCAAGGGCGCGGCCGACGAGATCAATGCCGGCATCACCGCCAACAACATCGCCTACGTCACGTCCGATCCCCTCTACGCCATCGTCCGGTTCTTCCATTCCGGGCAGATCGCGCCGGTCGGCGTCAACTGGGGCGGCTACAAGAACCCGAAGGTGGATGCGCTGATCGACGAAGCCAAGCAGACCTTCGACAGCGCCAAGCAGGACGAATTGCTGGCGCAGGCGCATGCGTTGATCGTGGACGACGCCGCGCTGGTCTGGGTCGTCCACGACACCAACCCGCACGCGCTGTCGCCGAAGATCAAGCAGTTCGTGCAGGCCCAGCACTGGTTCCAGGATCTCACGACGATCGGGGTGGAGTGA